From the Clostridium putrefaciens genome, one window contains:
- a CDS encoding phosphoglycerate kinase, translating into MKFNKKTIEDIQVKGKRVLVRCDFNVPLQEGVITDENRLLGAIPTIKYLAENGAKVILCSHLGKAKGPDPTKTLAPVAKRLSELLEKEIVFAADDEVVGENAKKVISKMNEGDIVLLENTRFRPEEGKNEDSFSKELASIADIYVNDAFGTAHRAHSSTVGVTKFVETSVCGYLIQKELKFLGSAIENPERPFVAILGGAKVSDKINVINNLLDKVDTLIIGGGMAFTFLKAMGYEIGTSLLEADKVDYAKEMMEKAKQKNVKLLIPVDNVIADKFSKDATPIITKDENITEGYMGLDIGPKTSKLFSNEIKMAKTVIWNGPMGVFEFENFAKGTIEVAKAMAESNAVTIIGGGDSAAAVNILGFGDKMTHISTGGGASLEFLEGKELPGIVALSDR; encoded by the coding sequence TTGAAATTTAATAAAAAAACCATAGAAGATATTCAGGTAAAAGGGAAAAGGGTTTTAGTAAGATGTGACTTTAATGTTCCCCTTCAAGAGGGAGTTATAACAGATGAAAATAGACTTTTAGGTGCTATACCTACAATTAAATACTTAGCTGAAAATGGCGCTAAGGTTATATTATGCTCACACCTTGGAAAAGCTAAAGGACCAGATCCAACAAAAACTTTAGCTCCTGTAGCAAAAAGACTTAGTGAATTGTTAGAAAAAGAAATAGTATTTGCAGCAGATGATGAAGTTGTAGGAGAAAACGCTAAAAAGGTAATATCAAAGATGAATGAAGGGGATATAGTTCTTTTAGAAAATACTAGATTCAGACCTGAAGAAGGTAAAAATGAAGATAGTTTTTCAAAGGAATTAGCATCTATTGCTGATATATATGTAAATGATGCATTTGGAACTGCTCATAGAGCTCATTCATCTACAGTAGGAGTTACAAAGTTTGTTGAAACTTCAGTGTGTGGATATCTAATTCAAAAGGAATTGAAATTTTTAGGAAGCGCTATAGAAAACCCAGAAAGACCTTTTGTAGCAATACTTGGAGGTGCAAAAGTTTCAGATAAGATAAATGTTATAAATAACTTATTAGATAAGGTAGATACTTTAATAATTGGTGGAGGAATGGCATTTACTTTTCTAAAGGCAATGGGATATGAAATAGGAACTTCATTACTTGAAGCGGATAAAGTAGATTACGCAAAAGAAATGATGGAAAAGGCTAAACAAAAGAATGTTAAACTATTAATACCAGTAGATAATGTAATAGCAGATAAATTCTCAAAAGATGCTACCCCTATTATAACAAAAGACGAAAATATAACTGAAGGGTACATGGGACTTGATATAGGACCAAAGACTTCAAAGTTATTTTCAAATGAAATAAAGATGGCAAAAACTGTGATTTGGAATGGACCTATGGGAGTTTTTGAATTTGAAAACTTTGCAAAGGGAACTATTGAAGTTGCAAAGGCTATGGCAGAATCTAATGCTGTAACTATAATAGGTGGAGGAGATTCAGCGGCAGCTGTTAATATATTAGGATTTGGAGACAAAATGACACATATATCAACAGGTGGTGGAGCTTCTTTAGAGTTTTTAGAAGGAAAAGAATTGCCAGGAATAGTGGCTTTAAGTGATAGATAA
- the tpiA gene encoding triose-phosphate isomerase — protein sequence MRKKIIAGNWKMHYTVDEAVKTIEDLKPLVKNSKCDVVVCVPFISLDAVLKAAKGSNIKVGAQNMHFEEKGAFTGEVSPGMLESMGVDYVIIGHSERRQYFNETDESVNKKLKASFNHNIIPILCVGESLAQREANITNEIIGSQIKLGLMGICKDKVENIVIAYEPIWAIGTGKTATSDEANETIGHIRKVVEGLYGKDVSDKVTIQYGGSVKSSTIKEQMAKSDIDGALVGGASLVSTEFSAIVNY from the coding sequence GTGAGAAAGAAAATTATAGCAGGAAACTGGAAGATGCACTATACAGTAGATGAAGCTGTAAAGACTATAGAAGATTTAAAACCTTTAGTTAAAAATAGCAAATGTGATGTAGTGGTTTGTGTACCATTTATATCTTTAGATGCAGTATTAAAGGCAGCTAAAGGCAGTAATATAAAGGTCGGAGCTCAAAATATGCACTTTGAAGAAAAAGGTGCTTTCACAGGAGAAGTTTCTCCAGGGATGCTAGAATCTATGGGCGTAGATTACGTTATAATAGGACACAGTGAAAGAAGACAATACTTTAATGAAACAGATGAAAGCGTAAATAAGAAATTAAAAGCTTCGTTTAATCATAATATAATTCCTATACTATGTGTTGGAGAATCACTAGCTCAAAGAGAAGCTAATATAACAAATGAAATAATTGGATCTCAAATTAAGTTAGGCCTTATGGGTATTTGTAAAGATAAGGTAGAAAACATTGTAATAGCTTATGAACCAATCTGGGCTATAGGAACAGGAAAAACAGCTACTTCTGATGAAGCCAATGAAACTATAGGACATATAAGAAAAGTTGTAGAAGGATTATATGGAAAAGACGTATCAGATAAAGTAACAATTCAATACGGCGGTTCAGTTAAGTCATCTACAATAAAAGAACAAATGGCAAAATCAGATATTGATGGAGCCTTAGTAGGTGGAGCTAGCCTAGTTTCCACAGAGTTTTCTGCCATAGTTAATTACTAA
- the gpmI gene encoding 2,3-bisphosphoglycerate-independent phosphoglycerate mutase — MTKRPVMLMILDGFGATDKVEGNAVLAANKPNYDKIWSNYPHTYLNASGLDVGLPVGQMGNSEVGHLNIGSGRIIYQELTKITKEIEEGNFFKNDALNLAMDKAKENNSALHLLGLLSDGGVHSHVDHVKALLQMAKDKGLTKVYLHAFTDGRDVPPTSGIEIIADMERYMNDIGLGKIATISGRYYAMDRDNRWERIQLAYNAMVLGEGERAASGVQCVERSYKDNKKDEFILPCVIEKDEMPVGKITDNDSIIFFNFRPDRAREITRALNDKEFQGFPRSALNLTYVTMTQYDKTLEGVEVAYKPEIYTNTLGQYVSKCGKKQLRIAETEKYAHVTFFFNGGVEAPNEGEDRVLVLSPKVATYDLQPEMSAYEVTEKLIQKIDEDQYDMIILNFANPDMVGHTGIFEATKKAIEVIDECLGKISDKILEKNGSLFVTADHGNSEQMVEYGTKNPMTAHTTNKVPFIYISNNATPLREEGRLSDITPTILQAMGLEAPVEMTAESLII, encoded by the coding sequence ATGACTAAAAGACCAGTTATGCTAATGATATTAGATGGATTTGGAGCTACAGATAAAGTAGAAGGAAATGCTGTACTTGCAGCAAATAAACCAAATTACGATAAAATATGGAGCAATTATCCCCACACATACTTAAATGCTAGTGGACTAGATGTAGGATTACCAGTTGGACAGATGGGTAATTCTGAAGTAGGACATTTAAATATAGGATCAGGTAGAATAATTTATCAAGAGCTTACTAAGATTACAAAAGAAATAGAAGAAGGTAACTTTTTTAAGAATGATGCTTTAAACTTAGCTATGGATAAGGCAAAGGAAAATAATAGTGCGTTACATCTTCTAGGTCTTTTATCAGATGGTGGAGTTCACTCCCATGTAGATCATGTTAAAGCCTTATTGCAAATGGCAAAAGACAAAGGGTTAACTAAGGTTTACCTACATGCATTTACAGATGGAAGAGACGTACCGCCTACATCAGGCATTGAAATTATAGCAGATATGGAAAGGTATATGAATGACATAGGACTTGGCAAGATAGCTACTATAAGTGGTAGATACTATGCAATGGATAGAGATAATAGATGGGAAAGAATTCAACTAGCTTATAATGCAATGGTACTTGGTGAAGGCGAAAGAGCTGCATCAGGAGTTCAGTGTGTAGAAAGATCTTATAAGGATAATAAGAAAGATGAGTTCATATTACCTTGTGTTATAGAAAAAGATGAAATGCCTGTAGGTAAGATAACAGACAATGATTCTATAATATTTTTCAATTTTAGACCAGATAGAGCAAGAGAAATAACTAGAGCATTAAATGACAAGGAATTCCAAGGTTTTCCAAGGTCTGCTTTAAATTTGACTTATGTAACTATGACACAATACGACAAGACATTAGAGGGAGTAGAAGTAGCATATAAACCAGAGATATATACTAATACTCTTGGACAATATGTAAGCAAATGTGGAAAAAAACAACTAAGAATAGCTGAAACTGAAAAATATGCACATGTTACATTTTTCTTTAATGGTGGAGTTGAAGCTCCAAACGAAGGAGAAGATAGGGTTTTAGTATTATCACCAAAGGTCGCAACTTATGATCTACAACCTGAAATGAGTGCCTATGAAGTAACTGAAAAGCTAATACAAAAAATAGATGAAGATCAATATGATATGATAATACTAAACTTCGCTAATCCAGATATGGTAGGCCATACAGGCATATTTGAAGCAACTAAAAAGGCCATCGAAGTCATAGATGAATGTTTAGGTAAAATTTCAGATAAGATACTAGAAAAGAATGGTTCCCTATTTGTAACAGCAGATCATGGAAACTCAGAACAAATGGTAGAGTATGGAACAAAGAATCCTATGACAGCTCATACTACAAATAAAGTTCCATTTATATATATATCAAATAATGCAACACCTCTTAGAGAAGAGGGACGACTTTCGGATATAACCCCTACAATATTACAAGCAATGGGACTTGAAGCTCCTGTTGAAATGACAGCAGAATCTTTGATAATATAA
- the eno gene encoding phosphopyruvate hydratase codes for MKNYVEIVDIFARQILDSRSFPTVEVEVTLEDGTVGVASVPSGASTGIFEAVELRDGDKSKFNGKGVLKAVENINETIATELIGMNIFDQVSIDNLMIELDGTENKGKLGANAILGVSLAVAKAAANYLGLPLYQYIGGVNAKVLPVPMMNIINGGEHADNNVDLQEFMIMPVGASSFSEALRMGSEVYHTLKTLLKSKGYDTGVGDEGGFAPNLGSNEEAIVIIVEAIEKAGYKPGKDIFIALDPASSEFFEDGNYNLKGEGRILTPEEMANYYVELASKYPIISIEDGMAEEDWEGWKLLTEKIGDKVQLVGDDLFVTNTKRLNMGIEKGVANSILIKLNQIGTLTETLNAIERAQRAGYTAVVSHRSGETEDTTIADLVVAVNAGQIKTGAPARSERVAKYNQLLRIEEELDDMAEYRGMKAFNNIKNR; via the coding sequence ATGAAAAATTATGTTGAAATAGTAGACATTTTCGCAAGACAAATATTAGACTCAAGATCATTCCCAACTGTAGAGGTGGAAGTAACATTAGAAGATGGAACTGTTGGAGTAGCTTCAGTACCATCAGGAGCATCTACAGGAATATTTGAAGCTGTTGAATTAAGAGATGGAGACAAATCTAAGTTTAATGGTAAGGGTGTTTTAAAAGCAGTTGAAAATATCAATGAAACCATAGCAACAGAACTTATAGGTATGAATATATTTGATCAAGTATCTATAGATAATCTTATGATAGAATTAGATGGAACAGAAAATAAAGGTAAACTAGGTGCAAATGCTATACTAGGAGTATCTCTAGCAGTAGCAAAAGCAGCAGCTAACTACTTAGGACTTCCACTATATCAATATATAGGTGGAGTTAATGCAAAGGTTCTTCCAGTACCTATGATGAATATAATAAATGGTGGAGAACATGCTGATAACAACGTAGACCTTCAAGAATTTATGATAATGCCAGTAGGAGCTTCATCTTTTAGCGAAGCTTTAAGAATGGGTTCAGAAGTATATCATACATTAAAGACATTATTAAAATCTAAAGGATATGATACTGGTGTAGGTGATGAGGGTGGATTCGCTCCAAACCTTGGTTCTAATGAAGAAGCAATTGTAATTATAGTAGAAGCTATAGAAAAAGCTGGATACAAACCAGGAAAAGATATCTTTATAGCTCTTGACCCAGCTTCATCAGAATTCTTTGAAGATGGAAACTACAACTTAAAGGGAGAAGGAAGAATACTTACTCCAGAAGAAATGGCTAATTACTATGTAGAACTTGCAAGTAAGTACCCAATCATATCAATAGAAGATGGTATGGCAGAAGAAGACTGGGAAGGATGGAAGCTTCTAACTGAAAAGATAGGAGATAAAGTTCAACTAGTAGGAGACGATTTATTCGTAACTAATACTAAGAGATTAAACATGGGAATTGAAAAAGGCGTAGCTAATTCAATACTTATAAAGTTAAATCAAATTGGTACATTAACAGAAACTTTAAATGCAATTGAAAGAGCTCAAAGAGCTGGATACACTGCAGTAGTTTCTCATAGATCAGGAGAAACAGAAGATACTACAATAGCAGACCTTGTTGTAGCAGTAAATGCAGGACAAATAAAAACAGGAGCTCCAGCTAGAAGTGAAAGAGTTGCTAAATACAATCAACTATTAAGAATAGAAGAAGAATTAGATGACATGGCTGAATATAGAGGAATGAAAGCTTTTAATAATATTAAAAACAGATAA
- the secG gene encoding preprotein translocase subunit SecG — MHNFLLVLEFILALALMIVVLMQPSKADGLKGFITGGSETFFSKNKSRTKEALLVKLTVVTAVLFAITTIALNIV; from the coding sequence ATGCATAATTTTTTATTGGTTTTAGAATTTATATTAGCATTAGCTCTTATGATAGTAGTTTTAATGCAACCAAGTAAGGCGGATGGGTTAAAAGGATTTATAACTGGAGGATCAGAAACATTTTTCAGTAAAAATAAGTCTAGAACTAAAGAAGCGCTACTTGTAAAACTTACTGTAGTTACAGCAGTTTTATTTGCAATTACTACTATAGCACTAAACATAGTGTAG